The following coding sequences lie in one Arthrobacter sp. PGP41 genomic window:
- a CDS encoding glucose-6-phosphate dehydrogenase assembly protein OpcA: MIVDLPDTTTSAVSKKIMSLREQGGVIALGRVLTLVVVTKSGLEEEAIEAANEASREHPCRIIVLADAGASAPDRLDAQIRVGGDAGASEVIVLRGYGELAHESESLVAALLLPDAPIVAWWPHGAPKNACETSIGRIAHRRITDSANEPDPQRALENIRSTYKAGDTDLAWTRLTNWRIQLAAVLDQVDSSPVTAVAVEGASDSPSTILLAAWLTLTLDAPVTIVADPAGTGIRRVRLSRPGGDIQLFRPGLSVAELTQPGQPAQRISLPRRSLRDCLAEELRRLDPDEVFGEVITMGLPRTNLRSVRPSER; encoded by the coding sequence ATGATCGTAGACCTGCCGGACACCACAACCTCCGCTGTGTCCAAGAAGATCATGTCCCTGCGCGAGCAGGGCGGCGTGATTGCCCTTGGCCGGGTGCTCACCCTCGTGGTGGTCACCAAGTCCGGGCTTGAGGAAGAAGCAATCGAGGCCGCCAACGAGGCCAGCCGCGAGCACCCTTGCCGGATCATCGTCCTGGCCGACGCCGGTGCTTCGGCACCGGACCGCCTGGACGCCCAGATCCGGGTCGGCGGTGACGCCGGCGCATCCGAGGTGATCGTGCTGCGCGGCTACGGCGAGCTCGCGCACGAAAGCGAATCCCTGGTAGCCGCGCTGCTGCTCCCGGACGCACCGATCGTGGCCTGGTGGCCGCACGGCGCGCCGAAAAACGCGTGCGAAACCTCCATCGGGAGAATCGCCCACCGCCGGATCACCGACTCCGCGAATGAGCCGGATCCACAGCGTGCGCTGGAGAACATCCGGTCCACCTACAAGGCAGGAGATACGGACCTCGCCTGGACGCGCCTGACCAACTGGCGGATCCAGCTCGCGGCCGTCCTGGACCAGGTGGACTCCTCCCCTGTCACGGCCGTCGCGGTCGAAGGGGCCTCGGACTCCCCGAGCACCATCCTGCTGGCAGCCTGGCTGACCCTTACCCTGGACGCGCCCGTGACCATCGTCGCTGACCCGGCAGGTACGGGCATCCGCCGGGTCCGGCTCTCCCGGCCCGGTGGTGACATCCAGCTCTTCCGGCCTGGCCTGTCCGTCGCCGAACTGACGCAGCCCGGCCAGCCCGCCCAGCGCATTTCGCTGCCCCGGCGCAGCCTGCGGGACTGCCTTGCCGAGGAACTGCGGCGTTTGGACCCGGACGAGGTGTTTGGGGAAGTGATTACTATGGGACTGCCACGTACCAATCTAAGGAGCGTCCGACCCAGTGAGCGTTGA
- a CDS encoding glucose-6-phosphate isomerase, producing the protein MSTLSYEASGAAQQALEQHLPALVEDRIATRIFAKDHTLWGPDAEAESAIRLGWVEAATVSQPLVKEILELRDALRAEGVTRIVLCGMGGSSLAPEVIAGTAGVGLTVLDSTDPDQVRAALADRLAETAIVVSSKSGSTVETDSQRRVFEKAFNDAGIDAASRIIIVTDPGSPLDKASREAGYRAVFNADPNVGGRFSALTAFGLVPSGLAGVDIQAFLDEAEEAAEILNEDAPENIGLALGTALGGTSPLRNKVVIAEDGSGIVGFADWAEQLIAESTGKLGTGVLPVVAGPDSPEVTSGADDVLVVRLVAADADVELGENEVAIAGGLPTQMMVWEFATAVAGRLLGINPFDQPDVEAAKVAARGLLDAQPEPTPAAFVDGAIEVRGGDWLGSAATAEEAVRALLDTLRPDSYLSVQAYFDRLAFSQLEGVRDELAAVTGRPVTFGWGPRFLHSTGQFHKGGPAIGVFLQVTAASAEDVAIPERPFTFGELIAAQAAGDAQVLEGHGRPVLRLHLTDRAAGVAQLQDIIAALSARSASVTES; encoded by the coding sequence ATGAGCACACTCAGCTACGAAGCCAGCGGTGCCGCGCAGCAGGCACTCGAACAGCACCTTCCCGCCCTCGTGGAGGACCGGATCGCCACCCGGATCTTCGCGAAGGACCACACACTGTGGGGTCCCGACGCCGAGGCAGAGTCCGCCATCCGCCTCGGCTGGGTGGAGGCGGCCACCGTCTCGCAGCCGCTGGTCAAGGAGATCCTCGAACTCCGGGACGCCCTCCGGGCCGAGGGCGTGACCCGCATCGTGCTTTGCGGCATGGGCGGATCCTCGCTGGCTCCGGAGGTCATCGCCGGTACCGCCGGCGTCGGGCTGACTGTGCTGGACAGCACGGACCCGGACCAGGTCCGTGCTGCCCTGGCGGACCGGCTGGCGGAAACCGCCATTGTGGTTTCCTCCAAGTCCGGCTCGACCGTTGAAACCGACTCCCAGCGGAGGGTCTTCGAAAAGGCGTTTAACGACGCCGGCATCGATGCCGCCAGCCGGATCATCATCGTCACGGACCCGGGCTCGCCGCTGGACAAGGCATCCCGCGAAGCCGGGTACCGCGCCGTCTTCAACGCCGACCCCAATGTCGGCGGCCGTTTCTCCGCCCTGACCGCCTTCGGACTGGTGCCTTCGGGCCTGGCCGGAGTGGACATCCAGGCGTTCCTGGACGAGGCCGAGGAAGCAGCGGAAATCCTGAACGAGGATGCTCCTGAGAACATCGGGCTGGCTCTCGGAACCGCGCTGGGCGGAACCAGCCCGCTGCGCAACAAGGTTGTCATCGCCGAGGACGGCTCCGGGATTGTTGGCTTCGCGGACTGGGCCGAGCAGCTCATCGCCGAGTCCACAGGCAAGCTCGGCACAGGCGTCCTGCCGGTAGTGGCCGGCCCTGACTCGCCCGAGGTGACCTCCGGCGCCGACGACGTTCTGGTGGTACGGCTGGTGGCCGCCGATGCCGATGTCGAACTCGGGGAGAATGAAGTGGCCATCGCCGGCGGACTTCCCACCCAGATGATGGTGTGGGAGTTCGCCACTGCCGTGGCCGGCCGCCTGCTGGGCATCAACCCGTTCGACCAGCCTGACGTCGAGGCCGCCAAGGTGGCAGCGCGCGGCCTGCTGGACGCACAGCCCGAGCCCACGCCGGCGGCTTTCGTTGACGGCGCCATCGAGGTCCGCGGCGGAGACTGGCTCGGCAGCGCGGCAACGGCCGAAGAGGCAGTGCGCGCACTGCTGGATACCCTCCGGCCGGACAGCTACCTCAGCGTCCAGGCCTACTTCGACCGCCTTGCGTTCTCGCAGCTCGAAGGTGTCCGCGACGAGCTTGCAGCCGTCACCGGCCGGCCCGTGACATTCGGCTGGGGACCGCGCTTCCTGCACTCCACCGGGCAGTTCCACAAGGGCGGACCGGCCATCGGGGTGTTCCTCCAGGTCACAGCTGCTTCGGCGGAAGACGTCGCCATCCCGGAGCGCCCCTTCACCTTCGGGGAACTCATCGCCGCCCAGGCCGCGGGCGACGCGCAGGTCCTCGAAGGGCACGGCCGGCCCGTGCTGCGCCTGCACCTGACCGACCGTGCCGCCGGTGTGGCACAGTTGCAGGACATCATTGCTGCGCTGTCCGCCAGGTCAGCCTCCGTTACCGAAAGCTAA
- the zwf gene encoding glucose-6-phosphate dehydrogenase, with product MPETEYGRTPGTRSGRTLRNPLRDPRDRRLNRIAGPSSLVLFGVTGDLARKKLMPAVYDLANRGLLPPSFALVGFGRREWTDEDFAGQVKASVQSYARTPFDEAVWNQLSEGIRFVQGEFDDDDAFERLGEVIDELDELRGTRGNHAFYLSIPPKAFEQVCRQLSKHGLAQADGDKWRRVVIEKPFGHDLESARQLNDIVESVFPPDAVFRIDHYLGKETVQNILALRFANQLFEPLWNANYVDHVQITMAEDIGTGGRAGYYDGVGAARDVIQNHLLQLLALTAMEEPISFNADDLRAEKEKVLAAVKLPEDLSTHSARGQFTGGWQGGEQVQGYLEEEGIPADSTTETFAAIRVDIHTRRWSGVPFYLRAGKRLGRRVTEIAVVFKRAPNLLFRDHAEDDFGQNAVVIRVQPDEGVTIRFGSKVPGTQMEVRDVTMDFGYGHSFTESSPEAYERLILDVLLGEPPLFPRHEEVELSWKILDPFEEYWATLDEQPQPYAPGSWGPASADELLARDGRTWRRP from the coding sequence ATGCCAGAAACTGAATACGGCAGGACGCCGGGGACGCGTTCCGGGAGAACGCTGCGGAACCCGCTCCGCGACCCGCGTGACCGCCGCCTGAACCGGATCGCCGGTCCGTCATCACTGGTGCTCTTCGGAGTGACCGGTGACCTCGCCCGCAAAAAGCTCATGCCGGCCGTGTACGACCTCGCCAACCGCGGGCTGTTGCCGCCCAGCTTCGCGTTGGTGGGTTTCGGACGCCGGGAATGGACTGATGAGGATTTCGCCGGTCAGGTCAAGGCTTCCGTGCAGTCTTATGCGCGCACCCCCTTCGACGAGGCCGTCTGGAACCAGCTTTCCGAGGGCATCCGCTTTGTCCAGGGAGAGTTCGACGACGACGACGCCTTCGAGCGGCTGGGTGAAGTCATCGATGAGCTTGATGAGCTGCGCGGTACCCGCGGCAACCACGCTTTCTACCTCTCGATCCCGCCCAAGGCCTTCGAGCAGGTATGCCGGCAGCTGTCCAAGCACGGCCTGGCGCAGGCTGACGGTGACAAGTGGCGCCGTGTGGTGATTGAGAAGCCGTTCGGGCACGACCTCGAGTCGGCCCGGCAGCTGAACGACATCGTGGAATCGGTGTTCCCGCCGGACGCGGTGTTCCGGATCGACCACTACCTGGGCAAGGAGACGGTCCAGAACATCCTGGCGCTTCGCTTCGCGAACCAGCTGTTTGAGCCGTTGTGGAACGCGAACTATGTGGACCACGTCCAGATCACCATGGCCGAGGACATCGGCACCGGGGGCCGGGCGGGATATTACGACGGCGTGGGCGCGGCCCGCGATGTGATCCAGAACCACCTGCTGCAGCTGCTGGCGCTGACCGCGATGGAGGAGCCCATCTCCTTCAACGCCGATGACCTGCGCGCCGAGAAGGAAAAGGTCCTCGCCGCCGTCAAGCTCCCGGAGGACCTGTCCACGCATTCAGCGCGCGGCCAGTTCACCGGCGGCTGGCAGGGCGGCGAACAAGTCCAGGGCTACCTGGAGGAAGAGGGCATCCCCGCGGACTCCACCACGGAGACCTTCGCCGCGATCCGGGTGGACATCCACACCCGCCGGTGGTCCGGCGTCCCGTTCTACCTCCGCGCCGGAAAGCGCCTTGGCCGCCGCGTCACCGAAATCGCCGTTGTGTTCAAGCGTGCGCCCAACCTGCTGTTCCGCGACCACGCCGAGGACGACTTCGGCCAGAACGCCGTGGTGATCCGCGTCCAGCCCGACGAAGGCGTGACCATCCGGTTCGGCTCCAAGGTCCCCGGCACCCAGATGGAAGTCCGGGACGTGACCATGGACTTCGGCTACGGCCACTCCTTCACCGAATCCAGCCCGGAGGCCTACGAGCGGCTGATCCTGGACGTGCTCCTGGGCGAGCCGCCGCTCTTCCCGCGGCATGAGGAAGTGGAGCTGTCCTGGAAGATCCTCGACCCGTTCGAGGAATACTGGGCCACCCTGGACGAACAGCCCCAACCCTACGCCCCGGGCAGCTGGGGCCCCGCCTCAGCTGACGAGCTGCTGGCCCGCGACGGACGAACCTGGAGAAGGCCATGA
- the tkt gene encoding transketolase, with protein sequence MEEQELSWTSLDQRAVDTIRVLAADAVEKVGNGHPGTAMSLAPAAYLLFQKLMRHDPRNPDWLGRDRFILSPGHTSLTLYIQLFLSGYGLELKDLQALRTWGSLTPGHPEYKHTAGVEITTGPLGQGLASSVGFAYSQRRQRGLFDADAPAGESPFDHTIWVIASDGDLQEGVTAEASSLAGHQELGNLVVVYDENHISIEDDTDIAFTEDVLKRYEAYGWHVQRVDWTKTGEYKEDVQELYSALLAAKAETSKPSIVSLRTIIGYPAPKKQNTGKIHGSALGSEEVAALKEVLGFDPAKSFDVDQDVLAHARAVVDRGAAARKEWEESFNAWQAANPEGAALLQRIEAKELPEGLDSALPVFPAGKDVSTRAASGKVLNALGPVLPELWGGSADLAESNNTTIEGSPSFVPASKQTDAWSGNPYGRVLHFGIREHAAASIVNGISLHGRTRAFSGTFLIFSDYQRPAIRLGALMGVPSLYVWTHDSIGLGEDGPTHQPVEQLASLRAIVGLDVVRPGDANEVAVAWKTMLENHSNPAGIVLTRQNIPTWERGEAEADGDTFGSVAGVAKGGYVLAEAAKDGVTVPADVILIATGSEVQLAVQAREALQAEGIAARVVSMPCVEWFNKQDAAYRESVLPAAVKARVSVEAGLALGWKEFVGDAGRSISLEHYGASADYKRLFQEFGITAAAVAAAAKDSLASLQA encoded by the coding sequence TTGGAAGAGCAAGAACTGTCTTGGACCAGCCTGGACCAGCGCGCGGTGGACACCATCCGCGTGCTGGCCGCCGACGCGGTGGAGAAGGTGGGCAACGGCCACCCCGGAACGGCCATGAGCCTCGCGCCGGCCGCATACCTTCTTTTCCAGAAGCTGATGCGCCATGATCCCCGCAACCCTGACTGGCTGGGCCGTGACCGCTTCATCCTCTCCCCCGGCCACACCTCGCTCACCCTCTACATCCAGTTGTTCCTTTCCGGCTACGGCCTGGAACTGAAGGACCTGCAGGCACTGCGCACCTGGGGCTCACTGACCCCCGGCCACCCTGAGTACAAGCACACCGCAGGCGTCGAGATCACCACCGGCCCGCTGGGCCAGGGCCTGGCGTCCTCCGTCGGGTTCGCCTACTCCCAGCGCCGCCAGCGCGGACTGTTCGACGCCGACGCTCCCGCCGGCGAGAGCCCGTTCGACCACACCATCTGGGTCATCGCCTCCGACGGCGACCTGCAGGAAGGCGTCACGGCCGAGGCTTCCTCGCTGGCCGGCCACCAGGAGCTCGGCAACCTCGTTGTTGTCTACGATGAGAACCACATCTCCATCGAGGACGATACCGACATCGCCTTCACCGAGGATGTCCTGAAGCGCTACGAGGCCTACGGCTGGCATGTCCAGCGCGTGGACTGGACCAAGACCGGCGAATACAAGGAGGACGTGCAGGAGCTGTACTCCGCACTCCTCGCTGCCAAGGCCGAGACGTCCAAGCCCTCGATCGTCTCCCTGCGCACCATCATCGGCTACCCCGCACCCAAGAAGCAGAACACCGGAAAGATCCACGGTTCCGCCCTGGGGTCCGAAGAAGTCGCGGCCCTGAAGGAAGTCCTGGGCTTTGACCCGGCCAAGTCCTTCGACGTCGACCAGGACGTCCTTGCCCACGCCCGCGCCGTCGTCGACCGCGGCGCCGCTGCCCGCAAGGAGTGGGAGGAGTCCTTCAACGCCTGGCAGGCCGCCAACCCCGAAGGCGCCGCCCTGCTGCAGCGCATCGAAGCCAAGGAACTTCCCGAAGGCCTTGACTCAGCGCTTCCGGTGTTCCCTGCCGGCAAGGACGTCTCCACCCGCGCCGCCTCGGGCAAGGTCCTGAATGCCCTGGGCCCGGTCCTGCCGGAACTGTGGGGCGGCTCGGCCGACCTCGCGGAGTCGAACAACACCACCATTGAGGGCTCGCCGTCGTTCGTTCCCGCCTCCAAGCAGACTGACGCGTGGTCCGGCAACCCGTACGGCCGGGTCCTGCACTTCGGCATCCGCGAGCACGCCGCCGCATCGATCGTGAACGGCATCAGCCTGCACGGCCGCACGCGTGCGTTCTCCGGAACGTTCCTGATCTTCAGCGACTACCAGCGTCCGGCCATCCGCCTCGGCGCACTGATGGGTGTCCCGTCCCTGTACGTCTGGACGCACGACTCCATCGGACTGGGCGAAGACGGACCCACGCACCAGCCGGTGGAGCAGCTGGCCTCGCTGCGCGCCATCGTTGGGCTGGATGTTGTCCGTCCCGGTGACGCCAATGAAGTCGCGGTTGCGTGGAAGACCATGCTGGAGAACCACAGCAACCCTGCCGGCATCGTGTTGACCCGCCAGAACATCCCCACCTGGGAGCGCGGCGAGGCCGAGGCCGACGGCGACACGTTCGGTTCCGTTGCGGGGGTCGCGAAGGGCGGTTACGTCCTGGCCGAGGCTGCCAAGGACGGCGTAACCGTTCCGGCCGACGTCATCCTCATCGCCACCGGCTCCGAGGTCCAGCTGGCCGTACAGGCCCGCGAAGCCCTGCAGGCCGAGGGCATCGCCGCGCGCGTCGTCTCCATGCCCTGCGTTGAATGGTTCAACAAACAGGACGCCGCCTACCGCGAATCCGTCCTGCCCGCCGCCGTGAAGGCACGCGTGTCCGTTGAAGCAGGACTGGCCCTGGGCTGGAAAGAATTCGTCGGCGACGCCGGCCGTTCCATCAGCCTCGAGCACTACGGCGCTTCCGCAGACTACAAGCGCCTCTTCCAGGAGTTCGGCATCACCGCGGCAGCAGTTGCCGCGGCCGCCAAGGACTCCCTCGCCAGCCTCCAGGCATAA
- a CDS encoding COX15/CtaA family protein, whose amino-acid sequence MSTAFRLPEFAGRLASRLPRTVDTSVRRLAVASLIGQTLLVVTGGAVRLTSSGLGCPTWPRCTDNSLVNTPEMGIHGFIEFGNRLLTFALAAVAALMLVYLWNLRKERRDLFLLALGLLASIPAQAVIGGITVLTNLNPWVVGLHFLVSMALVVFATLLVNRAYGRTGRFLAVRHPALPGALRPVTAAVALFSALAVMLGVVVTGAGPHAGDADAPRNGLDWDLFSHIHAIPAYMITAGTLVALAVVLMRRIRGPFRTAVLALLGVTVLQAVIGFTQYYNGIPVLLVAAHMLGAALLMGAATNAWDVARSSPVE is encoded by the coding sequence GTGAGTACCGCCTTCCGCCTCCCCGAGTTTGCCGGCCGCCTGGCGTCACGGCTGCCCCGCACGGTGGACACCAGCGTCCGCCGCCTGGCTGTAGCTTCCCTGATCGGGCAGACCCTGCTGGTGGTCACCGGTGGCGCCGTACGGCTGACTTCGTCCGGCCTGGGCTGTCCCACCTGGCCCCGCTGCACGGACAACTCCCTGGTGAACACCCCCGAGATGGGCATCCACGGCTTCATCGAATTCGGCAACCGCCTCCTCACTTTCGCCCTGGCCGCCGTCGCCGCTTTGATGCTGGTGTATCTGTGGAACCTCCGCAAGGAGCGGCGCGACCTCTTCCTGCTTGCACTGGGCCTCCTGGCCAGCATCCCCGCCCAGGCCGTAATCGGCGGCATCACCGTCCTCACCAACCTAAACCCCTGGGTAGTCGGACTTCACTTCCTGGTATCCATGGCACTGGTGGTGTTCGCCACGCTGCTCGTGAACCGCGCCTACGGGCGCACCGGGCGGTTCCTGGCCGTACGCCACCCCGCCCTGCCGGGAGCCCTGCGCCCCGTGACGGCCGCCGTCGCGCTTTTTTCTGCCCTCGCCGTCATGCTGGGCGTCGTGGTAACCGGAGCCGGTCCGCACGCAGGTGATGCCGACGCTCCCCGCAACGGCCTCGACTGGGATCTGTTCTCCCACATCCATGCCATCCCTGCGTACATGATCACCGCCGGGACCCTAGTGGCCCTCGCCGTGGTGCTGATGCGCCGGATCCGGGGACCGTTCCGGACTGCCGTGCTGGCGCTCCTGGGCGTCACGGTGCTGCAGGCGGTCATCGGTTTCACCCAGTACTACAACGGCATCCCGGTACTGCTGGTGGCCGCCCACATGCTGGGGGCCGCGCTGCTCATGGGGGCTGCCACCAATGCCTGGGACGTGGCCAGGTCGAGCCCGGTGGAGTAG
- the pgl gene encoding 6-phosphogluconolactonase, with translation MSVDPRVSIHPDSSVLMAAIAARLITKLVDVQDKFGEATVVLTGGTVGIGTLKAVADSPAAPAVDWSKVNFWWGDERFLPAGDPDRNTKQASEALLSHIPVDPERIHEPGSADDFGTPEEAAEDYARRLREAAAAEHAADMSDDRPEEPSALPRLDVVLLGVGPDAHVASLFPEQAGIREKERTVVGVRNSPKPPPLRVSLTLPAINTASEVWMVVAGEDKAGAVGLALAGANPVQVPAAGPRGTSRTLWLIDENAASRVPQQLVRKDAAGA, from the coding sequence GTGAGCGTTGACCCAAGAGTAAGCATCCATCCTGATTCGTCCGTCCTGATGGCCGCCATCGCGGCCCGCCTGATCACCAAGCTTGTTGATGTGCAGGACAAGTTCGGCGAGGCCACCGTGGTGCTGACCGGGGGAACCGTGGGTATCGGCACGCTAAAGGCAGTTGCGGACTCCCCGGCCGCGCCGGCGGTCGATTGGTCAAAGGTGAATTTCTGGTGGGGCGACGAGCGGTTCCTCCCCGCCGGGGACCCGGACCGGAATACGAAGCAGGCGTCCGAGGCCCTGCTGTCGCACATCCCCGTGGACCCTGAACGGATCCACGAACCGGGTTCCGCGGATGACTTCGGCACTCCGGAAGAAGCCGCCGAGGATTATGCCCGGCGGTTACGGGAAGCAGCAGCCGCCGAGCACGCTGCCGACATGTCCGACGACCGGCCGGAGGAGCCGTCCGCGCTGCCGCGCCTGGACGTCGTCCTGCTGGGAGTCGGACCGGATGCGCACGTCGCGTCGCTGTTCCCGGAGCAAGCCGGCATCCGTGAGAAGGAACGCACTGTGGTGGGGGTCAGGAACTCGCCAAAACCGCCGCCCCTGCGGGTATCCCTGACGCTGCCGGCCATCAATACCGCCTCCGAGGTGTGGATGGTGGTGGCAGGCGAGGACAAGGCCGGCGCTGTGGGTCTGGCACTGGCAGGCGCCAATCCCGTCCAGGTCCCGGCCGCAGGACCACGGGGCACGTCCCGGACCCTGTGGCTTATCGACGAAAACGCGGCCTCACGTGTCCCCCAGCAGCTGGTCCGGAAGGACGCCGCGGGCGCGTAG
- the tal gene encoding transaldolase, with translation MTTPTQQLSDAGVSIWLDDLSRGRLETGTLAKLIEEKNVVGVTTNPSIFHAAITAGTDYDATIAKQAAAGASVEDTIFEITTTDVADACDLFAPVAAATKGVDGRVSIEVDPRLAWDTAGTIAEAKHLYKRVNKDNVLIKIPATLEGLEAITATLAEGISVNVTLIFSLERYRAVINAFQSGLEQAKENGHDLSKIHSVASFFVSRVDSEIDKRLDALGTDEAKALKGKAGLANARLAYQVYEELFATERWALLAEAGALPQRPLWASTGVKDPAYPDTLYVTELVAPGVVNTMPEKTLDATFDHGVVTGDTVTGTYGEANATLDALEKLGISYNDVVAILESEGLDKFVASWKELLGDVEGALASARKAS, from the coding sequence ATGACCACTCCCACCCAGCAGCTCTCCGACGCCGGAGTCTCCATCTGGCTTGACGACCTTTCCCGCGGGCGCCTGGAAACCGGCACCCTGGCCAAGCTCATCGAAGAGAAGAACGTGGTTGGCGTAACCACCAACCCGTCAATCTTCCACGCAGCCATCACCGCCGGCACGGACTACGACGCCACCATCGCGAAGCAGGCAGCAGCCGGCGCCAGCGTCGAGGACACCATTTTCGAGATCACCACCACCGACGTCGCCGACGCCTGCGACCTGTTCGCACCGGTCGCGGCAGCCACCAAGGGAGTCGACGGACGGGTGTCCATCGAGGTTGACCCGCGGCTGGCCTGGGACACGGCAGGCACCATCGCGGAAGCCAAGCACCTGTACAAGCGCGTTAACAAGGACAACGTCCTCATCAAGATCCCGGCCACCCTCGAGGGCCTGGAAGCGATCACCGCCACCCTGGCCGAGGGCATCAGCGTCAACGTGACCCTGATCTTCTCGCTCGAGCGCTACCGCGCAGTCATCAACGCCTTCCAGTCCGGCCTGGAGCAGGCAAAGGAAAACGGCCACGACCTCTCCAAGATCCACTCCGTCGCTTCGTTCTTCGTTTCCCGCGTGGACTCCGAGATCGACAAGCGCCTCGACGCCCTGGGCACCGACGAAGCCAAAGCGCTCAAGGGCAAGGCCGGCCTGGCCAACGCCCGCCTGGCCTACCAGGTCTACGAGGAACTCTTCGCCACCGAACGCTGGGCCCTGCTGGCCGAAGCCGGCGCACTCCCCCAGCGCCCCCTGTGGGCCTCCACCGGCGTCAAGGATCCGGCCTACCCGGACACCCTGTACGTCACCGAACTCGTGGCCCCGGGCGTCGTGAACACCATGCCCGAGAAGACGCTGGACGCCACTTTCGACCACGGTGTGGTCACCGGGGACACCGTGACCGGCACCTACGGCGAGGCTAACGCCACCCTCGATGCCCTCGAAAAGCTCGGCATCTCCTACAACGACGTCGTCGCAATCCTTGAATCCGAAGGCCTGGACAAGTTCGTGGCCAGCTGGAAGGAACTGCTCGGCGACGTCGAGGGCGCCCTCGCCTCTGCACGGAAGGCTTCCTAA
- a CDS encoding heme o synthase codes for MTATVSTTDTPLNASRASRAGIARKAKAYLALTKPRVIELLLVSTLPTMIYAERGFPAIGLILATLVGGAFAAGSAGAFNCYIDRDIDKLMHRTENRPLVTGEVTPREALVFSWLLGAAAIAILWFGANPLSAWLGLGAIFFYVVVYTMILKRRTAQNIVWGGAAGCFPVLIAWAAVTNSVDWPAVILFMVIFLWTPPHYWPLSMRYGEDYRNAKVPMLGAIAGAKVVSVQVVLYAWAMVACSLLMVPAGGAGWVYTVTAVLAGAWFLYESHALYSRAQREDISDKRAMKVFHGSISYLTLLFIALAVDPFIGPAIVAG; via the coding sequence GTGACCGCCACCGTGAGCACAACAGATACGCCGCTGAACGCATCCCGGGCCTCACGGGCCGGGATCGCCCGTAAGGCAAAGGCGTATCTCGCCCTCACCAAGCCCCGCGTCATTGAACTGCTCCTGGTCAGCACGTTGCCCACCATGATTTATGCGGAACGCGGCTTTCCGGCCATCGGGCTCATCCTTGCCACGCTGGTCGGCGGGGCCTTTGCTGCCGGCAGCGCCGGAGCCTTCAACTGCTACATCGACCGCGACATCGACAAGCTCATGCACCGGACAGAGAACCGGCCGCTGGTCACCGGCGAGGTCACGCCGCGCGAGGCACTGGTCTTCTCCTGGCTCCTCGGCGCCGCGGCCATCGCCATCCTCTGGTTCGGCGCCAACCCGCTGTCCGCGTGGCTTGGCCTTGGGGCGATCTTCTTCTACGTGGTGGTCTACACGATGATCCTCAAGCGCCGCACCGCGCAGAACATCGTGTGGGGCGGAGCGGCGGGCTGCTTCCCGGTGCTGATTGCCTGGGCCGCGGTCACCAACTCGGTGGACTGGCCCGCCGTCATCCTCTTCATGGTGATCTTCCTCTGGACGCCGCCGCACTACTGGCCGCTGTCCATGCGCTACGGCGAGGACTACCGCAACGCCAAAGTCCCCATGCTGGGCGCCATCGCCGGCGCCAAAGTGGTCTCCGTGCAGGTGGTCCTCTACGCCTGGGCCATGGTGGCGTGCTCGCTCCTGATGGTTCCCGCCGGCGGTGCCGGCTGGGTCTACACCGTCACCGCCGTCCTGGCCGGCGCCTGGTTCCTTTACGAGTCACACGCCCTGTACAGCAGGGCACAGCGTGAGGACATCTCCGACAAGCGGGCCATGAAGGTCTTCCACGGCTCCATCAGCTACCTCACCCTGCTCTTCATCGCCCTGGCAGTCGACCCGTTCATCGGGCCCGCCATCGTGGCCGGCTGA